In a genomic window of Arvicanthis niloticus isolate mArvNil1 chromosome 8, mArvNil1.pat.X, whole genome shotgun sequence:
- the Yme1l1 gene encoding ATP-dependent zinc metalloprotease YME1L1 isoform X2 — translation MFSTLRSSSLYRQHPKTLQSICSDLQYFPVFIQSRGFKTLKSRTRRLQSTSERLAEAQNIAPSFVKGFLLRDRGTDLESLDKLMKTKNIPEAHQDAFKTGFAEGFLKAQALTQKTNDSLRRTRLILFVLLLFGIYGLLKNPFLSVRFRTTTGLDSAVDPVQMKNVTFEHVKGVEEAKQELQEVVEFLKNPQKFTVLGGKLPKGILLVGPPGTGKTLLARAVAGEADVPFYYASGSEFDEMFVGVGASRIRNLFREAKANAPCVIFIDELDSVGGKRIESPMHPYSRQTINQLLAEMDGFKPNEGVIIIGATNFPEALDNALIRPGRFDMQVTVPRPDVKGRTEILKWYLNKIKFDKSVDPEIIARGTVGFSGAELENLVNQAALKAAVDGKEMVTMKELEFSKDKILMGPERRSVEIDNKNKTITAYHESGHAIIAYYTKDAMPINKATIMPRGPTLGHVSLLPENDRWNETRAQLLAQMDVSMGGRVAEELIFGTDHITTGASSDFDNATKIAKRMVTKFGMSEKLGVMTYSDTGKLSPETQSAIEQEIRILLRESYERAKHILKTHAKEHKNLAEALLTYETLDAKEIQIVLEGKKLEVR, via the exons ATGTTCAGTACATTACGTTCCTCTAGCTTGTACAGGCAACATCCAAAAACTCTACAAAGCATTTGTTCAGATCTTCAGTATTTTCCAG ttttcataCAGTCTCGGGGTTTCAAAACTTTGAAATCAAGGACACGACGTTTGCAGTCTACCTCTGAAAGATTAGCAGAAGCACAGAATATAGCACCATCATTTGTGAAG GGGTTTCTTTTGCGAGACAGAGGAACAGATCTTGAGAGTTTGGACAAACTTATGAAAACTAAAAACATACCTGAAGCTCACCAAGATGCATTTAAAACTGGTTTTGCAGAGGGTTTTCTCAAAGCTCAAGCTCTTACACAGAAGACCAATG ATTCCTTAAGGCGAACTCGTCTGATCCTCTTTGTTTTGCTCCTGTTTGGCATTTATGGACTcttaaaaaatccatttttatctG TGCGCTTCCGGACAACTACAGGACTTGATTCTGCAGTAGACCCTGTCCAGATGAAAAATGTCACTTTTGAACATGTTAAAGGG GTAGAAGAAGCCAAACAAGAATTACAGGAAGTGGTTGAATTCTTGAAAAATCCACAGAAGTTTACTGTGCTTGGAGGTAAACTTCCCAAAG gAATTCTTTTAGTTGGGCCACCAGGAACAGGGAAGACACTTCTTGCCCGAGCTGTGGCAGGAGAAGCTGATGTTCCTTTTTATTATGCTTCTGGATCTGAATTCGATGAGATGTTTGTGGGCGTAGGAGCCAGCAGGATCAGAAATCTTTTTA gagAAGCAAAAGCAAATGCTCCTTGTGTTATATTCATTGATGAATTAGATTCTGTTGGTGGGAAGAGAATTGAATCTCCTATGCATCCATATTCAAGGCAGACTATCAATCAACTTCTTGCTGAAATGGATGG tttcaaACCCAATGAAGGAGTAATCATTATAGGTGCCACAAATTTCCCAGAGGCGTTAGATAA tGCCTTAATACGTCCTGGTCGTTTTGATATGCAAGTTACAGTTCCAAGGCCAGATGTGAAGGGTCGGACTGAAATTTTGAAATGGtatctcaataaaataaagtttgaTAAAT CTGTTGATCCAGAAATCATAGCTCGAGGGACTGTTGGGTTTTCTGGAGCAGAGTTGGAGAATCTTGTGAACCAAGCTGCATTAAAGGCAGCAGTCGATGGAAAAGAAATGGTTACCATGAAGGAACTCGAGTTTTCCAAGGATAAAATTCTAATGG GACCAGAAAGAAGAAGTGTAGAAAttgataacaaaaacaaaactataacaGCTTATCATGAATCTGGTCATGCTATTATTGCATATTACACGAAGGATGCAATGCCAATCAATAAAGCTACAATCATGCCTCGAGGGCCAACACTTGGACAT GTATCACTGTTGCCTGAGAATGATAGGTGGAATGAAACGAGAGCCCAGCTGCTTGCACAGATGGATGTTAGTATGGGAGGACGAGTGGCAGAGGAACTCATATTTGGAACTGATCATATTACAACTG gtGCTTCTAGTGATTTTGATAATGCAACAAAAATTGCTAAGAGGATGGTTACCAAATTTGGAATGAGTGAAAAG CTTGGAGTTATGACCTACAGTGATACAGGAAAGCTAAGTCCTGAAACTCAATCGGCCATTGAACAAGAAATAAGAATCCTTCTACGG gagtCATATGAACGAGCAAAACATATCTTAAAAACACATGCGAAAGAACATAAGAACCTGGCAGAAGCATTGCTGACCTATGAGACTTTGGATGCCAAAGAGATTCAAATTGTTCTTGAGGGGAAGAAATTGGAAGTGAGATGA
- the Yme1l1 gene encoding ATP-dependent zinc metalloprotease YME1L1 isoform X1: MFSLSSTVQPQVTVPLSHLINAFHSPKNISVSVNTSVSPKQHRDTVPEHEAPSSEPVLNLRDLGLSELKIGQIDKLVENLLPGFYKDKRVSSCWHTSHISAQSFFENKYGHLDMFSTLRSSSLYRQHPKTLQSICSDLQYFPVFIQSRGFKTLKSRTRRLQSTSERLAEAQNIAPSFVKGFLLRDRGTDLESLDKLMKTKNIPEAHQDAFKTGFAEGFLKAQALTQKTNDSLRRTRLILFVLLLFGIYGLLKNPFLSVRFRTTTGLDSAVDPVQMKNVTFEHVKGVEEAKQELQEVVEFLKNPQKFTVLGGKLPKGILLVGPPGTGKTLLARAVAGEADVPFYYASGSEFDEMFVGVGASRIRNLFREAKANAPCVIFIDELDSVGGKRIESPMHPYSRQTINQLLAEMDGFKPNEGVIIIGATNFPEALDNALIRPGRFDMQVTVPRPDVKGRTEILKWYLNKIKFDKSVDPEIIARGTVGFSGAELENLVNQAALKAAVDGKEMVTMKELEFSKDKILMGPERRSVEIDNKNKTITAYHESGHAIIAYYTKDAMPINKATIMPRGPTLGHVSLLPENDRWNETRAQLLAQMDVSMGGRVAEELIFGTDHITTGASSDFDNATKIAKRMVTKFGMSEKLGVMTYSDTGKLSPETQSAIEQEIRILLRESYERAKHILKTHAKEHKNLAEALLTYETLDAKEIQIVLEGKKLEVR; this comes from the exons CCTGTGCTTAATTTAAGGGACCTTGGATTATCTGAACTGAAAATTGGACAGATTGACAAACTGGTAGAAAATTTACTTCCTGGATTTTATAAAGACAAAAGAGTTTCTTCCTGTTGGCATACATCCCATATCTCTGCACAGTccttttttgaaaataaatatg GTCACTTAGATATGTTCAGTACATTACGTTCCTCTAGCTTGTACAGGCAACATCCAAAAACTCTACAAAGCATTTGTTCAGATCTTCAGTATTTTCCAG ttttcataCAGTCTCGGGGTTTCAAAACTTTGAAATCAAGGACACGACGTTTGCAGTCTACCTCTGAAAGATTAGCAGAAGCACAGAATATAGCACCATCATTTGTGAAG GGGTTTCTTTTGCGAGACAGAGGAACAGATCTTGAGAGTTTGGACAAACTTATGAAAACTAAAAACATACCTGAAGCTCACCAAGATGCATTTAAAACTGGTTTTGCAGAGGGTTTTCTCAAAGCTCAAGCTCTTACACAGAAGACCAATG ATTCCTTAAGGCGAACTCGTCTGATCCTCTTTGTTTTGCTCCTGTTTGGCATTTATGGACTcttaaaaaatccatttttatctG TGCGCTTCCGGACAACTACAGGACTTGATTCTGCAGTAGACCCTGTCCAGATGAAAAATGTCACTTTTGAACATGTTAAAGGG GTAGAAGAAGCCAAACAAGAATTACAGGAAGTGGTTGAATTCTTGAAAAATCCACAGAAGTTTACTGTGCTTGGAGGTAAACTTCCCAAAG gAATTCTTTTAGTTGGGCCACCAGGAACAGGGAAGACACTTCTTGCCCGAGCTGTGGCAGGAGAAGCTGATGTTCCTTTTTATTATGCTTCTGGATCTGAATTCGATGAGATGTTTGTGGGCGTAGGAGCCAGCAGGATCAGAAATCTTTTTA gagAAGCAAAAGCAAATGCTCCTTGTGTTATATTCATTGATGAATTAGATTCTGTTGGTGGGAAGAGAATTGAATCTCCTATGCATCCATATTCAAGGCAGACTATCAATCAACTTCTTGCTGAAATGGATGG tttcaaACCCAATGAAGGAGTAATCATTATAGGTGCCACAAATTTCCCAGAGGCGTTAGATAA tGCCTTAATACGTCCTGGTCGTTTTGATATGCAAGTTACAGTTCCAAGGCCAGATGTGAAGGGTCGGACTGAAATTTTGAAATGGtatctcaataaaataaagtttgaTAAAT CTGTTGATCCAGAAATCATAGCTCGAGGGACTGTTGGGTTTTCTGGAGCAGAGTTGGAGAATCTTGTGAACCAAGCTGCATTAAAGGCAGCAGTCGATGGAAAAGAAATGGTTACCATGAAGGAACTCGAGTTTTCCAAGGATAAAATTCTAATGG GACCAGAAAGAAGAAGTGTAGAAAttgataacaaaaacaaaactataacaGCTTATCATGAATCTGGTCATGCTATTATTGCATATTACACGAAGGATGCAATGCCAATCAATAAAGCTACAATCATGCCTCGAGGGCCAACACTTGGACAT GTATCACTGTTGCCTGAGAATGATAGGTGGAATGAAACGAGAGCCCAGCTGCTTGCACAGATGGATGTTAGTATGGGAGGACGAGTGGCAGAGGAACTCATATTTGGAACTGATCATATTACAACTG gtGCTTCTAGTGATTTTGATAATGCAACAAAAATTGCTAAGAGGATGGTTACCAAATTTGGAATGAGTGAAAAG CTTGGAGTTATGACCTACAGTGATACAGGAAAGCTAAGTCCTGAAACTCAATCGGCCATTGAACAAGAAATAAGAATCCTTCTACGG gagtCATATGAACGAGCAAAACATATCTTAAAAACACATGCGAAAGAACATAAGAACCTGGCAGAAGCATTGCTGACCTATGAGACTTTGGATGCCAAAGAGATTCAAATTGTTCTTGAGGGGAAGAAATTGGAAGTGAGATGA